One window from the genome of Thermodesulfatator atlanticus DSM 21156 encodes:
- the nuoK gene encoding NADH-quinone oxidoreductase subunit NuoK, giving the protein MIPLSWFIFLTVVLFSMGALGFIIRRNVIIMLMCVEIMLNAVNISLVAFGRMLEHTLAHVLVFFVIAVAAAEAAIGLALVVLLFKKTREVHMDQFRLLKG; this is encoded by the coding sequence ATGATACCACTTTCCTGGTTTATTTTTCTTACGGTTGTCCTTTTTAGTATGGGAGCTCTTGGATTTATCATCAGGCGTAATGTGATTATTATGTTGATGTGCGTTGAGATAATGCTCAATGCAGTTAATATTAGTTTAGTTGCTTTTGGACGTATGTTAGAGCACACTTTAGCCCATGTTTTAGTGTTTTTTGTTATAGCCGTAGCCGCTGCAGAAGCTGCTATTGGTTTGGCTTTAGTAGTTCTTTTATTTAAGAAAACTCGTGAAGTTCATATGGATCAATTCCGCTTATTAAAGGGGTAA
- a CDS encoding NADH-quinone oxidoreductase subunit J family protein — MEALLSKLVFLYLSIVLIVTAILVITNRNAVHAVLWMLVMFFHQAVLFITLDAEFLAAVQVIVYAGAVLVLFLFVVYMINLRTELKVKNFMDFWPQAILVCLALIILIVKAISDFRMPPPVGDMTPKQILLEGHAKILGKSLFTEHILSFEVVGVLLLVAVLGAVVLTRRIRMKEEEL; from the coding sequence ATGGAAGCATTATTATCAAAGTTAGTTTTTCTTTATCTATCAATTGTGCTAATTGTTACGGCCATATTAGTGATTACTAATCGTAATGCTGTACACGCAGTCCTCTGGATGTTAGTGATGTTTTTTCACCAGGCGGTTCTTTTTATCACTCTAGATGCAGAATTTCTTGCTGCGGTTCAGGTTATTGTCTACGCTGGGGCAGTATTAGTTCTCTTCTTATTTGTTGTTTATATGATTAATTTAAGGACGGAATTAAAAGTTAAGAACTTTATGGATTTTTGGCCGCAAGCAATACTTGTTTGTTTGGCTTTGATTATCCTTATAGTTAAAGCTATTTCTGATTTTCGTATGCCTCCTCCCGTTGGAGATATGACTCCCAAGCAGATACTTCTTGAAGGCCATGCAAAGATTCTTGGAAAATCTTTGTTTACGGAGCATATTCTTTCCTTTGAAGTTGTAGGTGTTCTTTTATTAGTTGCTGTTTTGGGAGCGGTTGTGCTCACGAGGAGAATTAGAATGAAAGAGGAGGAGCTATGA
- the nuoH gene encoding NADH-quinone oxidoreductase subunit NuoH: MDVQGMYQAANHFLLKYLGISLFKSLVIVVVALLHVAYATYAERKIIGRMQQRIGPNRVGPRGLLQPIADVLKLLGKEDITPSCVDSRAVFMVAPFISLVAGATSLAVLPIWENFVVTNVNASLLVVLAMSSLSSFGVILAGWASNSRYAFLGGLRAGAQVVSYEIAMALSLVGVMMLAGSMNLVEIVKAQIASPFKIYAIPQIIGFFVFMIAAVAETNRTPFDLPEAETELVAGYFVEYSAMRFALFYLAEYFGMIVMSILAVVCYLGGWYGPFEIPGIPFFWFLVKVYFLIFFYIWIRATLPRYRYDQLMGLGWKVLIPLALLNIVITGFIKILF; the protein is encoded by the coding sequence ATGGATGTACAAGGAATGTACCAGGCAGCAAACCACTTTTTGTTGAAGTATTTGGGCATTTCTCTTTTCAAGAGTTTGGTGATAGTAGTAGTTGCCCTTTTGCATGTGGCCTATGCTACTTATGCTGAACGAAAGATCATAGGCCGCATGCAGCAGCGAATAGGCCCCAATCGTGTAGGGCCACGAGGGCTTCTGCAGCCCATTGCTGACGTCTTGAAATTATTAGGTAAAGAAGACATTACGCCTAGTTGTGTAGATAGCCGTGCGGTGTTTATGGTTGCTCCTTTTATCAGTCTGGTAGCAGGAGCAACAAGTCTCGCTGTCCTACCTATCTGGGAAAACTTTGTAGTTACCAATGTTAACGCTTCGTTATTGGTTGTGTTGGCCATGAGCTCACTTTCATCTTTTGGTGTTATCCTGGCCGGTTGGGCCTCTAACTCCCGTTACGCCTTCTTGGGCGGCTTGAGAGCTGGTGCCCAGGTGGTGAGTTACGAAATAGCCATGGCCCTTTCTTTGGTAGGTGTAATGATGCTTGCCGGCTCCATGAATCTTGTTGAAATCGTCAAGGCCCAAATAGCAAGCCCCTTTAAAATTTATGCTATTCCACAAATTATCGGCTTCTTTGTTTTCATGATTGCAGCTGTTGCTGAAACAAACCGTACTCCTTTTGATTTGCCCGAAGCCGAGACCGAGTTAGTTGCTGGTTACTTTGTGGAATATAGTGCTATGAGATTTGCGCTTTTCTATCTTGCCGAATATTTCGGAATGATTGTTATGTCTATCTTAGCTGTAGTTTGCTATCTCGGTGGCTGGTATGGTCCATTTGAGATTCCAGGTATTCCTTTCTTTTGGTTTTTAGTGAAAGTTTACTTTTTAATCTTCTTTTATATCTGGATCAGAGCCACTTTACCTCGTTATCGTTATGACCAGTTAATGGGATTAGGTTGGAAGGTTTTAATTCCTCTTGCCCTTCTCAATATCGTTATTACAGGGTTTATAAAGATACTGTTCTAA
- the nuoI gene encoding NADH-quinone oxidoreductase subunit NuoI: MGLLKTVFLTEIMKGLSLTFRKLFAKPVTIQYPEVKKELAPGFRGRHALVRDPKTGIDRCVGCYRCAQVCPSRCIFIETERDPNTKKRIVKRYDIDALRCVFCAYCVEVCPVNALVLTEFYEYSGFSREELYFTKEKLLQNWDEFIVTQKRPYFNPFWKPRGVPEKLLPGPKRKAEGI; the protein is encoded by the coding sequence ATGGGTCTTCTTAAGACAGTGTTTCTTACAGAAATAATGAAGGGTCTTTCGCTTACATTTCGTAAGCTTTTTGCTAAACCTGTAACTATTCAGTATCCAGAGGTTAAGAAAGAACTCGCTCCTGGTTTTCGCGGAAGGCATGCTTTAGTTCGTGATCCAAAAACGGGTATAGATCGCTGTGTTGGATGCTATCGATGTGCTCAAGTATGTCCTTCGAGATGTATTTTTATTGAGACAGAGAGAGATCCTAATACAAAAAAGCGTATTGTGAAACGTTATGATATCGATGCCTTAAGATGTGTTTTTTGCGCATACTGTGTTGAAGTTTGTCCTGTAAATGCTTTGGTACTTACTGAATTTTATGAGTATTCGGGTTTTAGTCGCGAAGAGCTTTATTTTACAAAAGAAAAGCTTCTACAGAATTGGGATGAATTTATCGTAACCCAAAAGCGGCCGTACTTTAATCCTTTCTGGAAGCCTCGTGGTGTACCAGAAAAGCTCTTACCAGGGCCAAAAAGAAAGGCGGAGGGCATTTAA